TGGTAGGAAAAAACAAAGGATTTGTAGCGCTTCTTCGTGAACATGAAAAAAGACCTATCCTTAGTTTTCACTGCATCCTACATCAGGAGGCACTTTGTGCTCAGATGTTTGGTGAGCAGCTTGGTGAGGTGATGTCACTTGTCATTCAGGTGGTCAACTTTATTGTTGCCCGTGCTTTAAATGATCGCCAGTTTAAAACACTCCTGGATGAAGTTGGGAATAATTATCCtggtctgcttctgcacagcaacgtGCGCTGGCTGTCAAGAGGGAAGGTGCTCAGCCGTTTCGCAGCTTGTCTGAGTGAAATACGAACTTTTCTTGAAATGAAAAACGTTGACCATCCTGAGTTGTCCAACACTGAGTGGCTCCTGAAGTTCTTCTATCTTGTAGATATGACTGAACATCTGAACCAGCTCAATGTGAAAATGCAAGGCGTTGGTAATACAGTTTTATCGCTTCAACAAGCTGTGTTTGCATTTGAAAATAAGCTGGAACTGTTTATCGCAGACATTGAAACAGGTCGTTTAATACACTTTGAAAAACTGGGAGAGTTTAAAGATGCATGCACAGCAAATGACCCTGCACAACATCTTGATATTCAGCAGCTAGCAGGCTTTACATCCAATCTCCTGCAATCATTCAAAGCGCGCTTTGGAGAATTTCGTGAGCACACTCGTCTTTTTAAGTTCATCACTCATCCACATGAGTGTGCACTGGACAGCACTGACCTGAGTTATATCCCTGGTGTCTCCATCAGAGATTTTGAGCTACAAGCTGCTGACCTGAAGGCTTCAGACATGTGGGTGAATAAGTTTAAATCACTTAATGAAGATTTGGAAAAACTTGCACGACAGCAAGCAGAGTTGGCAAGCAAACACAAGTGGAGAGAAATGAAACAACTCCAACATGCAGACCAGCTGATTGTCAAAACTTGGAATGCACTTCCTGTCACATACCAAACACTGCAGTGTGTGGGTATTGCTGTACTGACAATGTTTGGCTCTACCTATGCATGCGAGCAGTCTTTCTCACATCTAAAGCACATCAAGACTAACATACGTTCACGTTTAACGGATGGAAGTCTCAACGCCTGCATGAAGCTAAACCTCACCACGTATGAACCAGATTACAAAGCCATCAGCAAATCCATGCAGCACCAGAAGTCACATTAATGGTAGGAAGTATTCTATTCATCGTTGGTTAGCAACAGCATTAAAACGTTATTATGTTATAAAAAAAAGAGTTCGGAGATTTGTTGTTCTTTAAAATTAAATACAAGTCAATgtgtgcactttatgtacagtgAGACTATTTAATAAAGTTAAATTATTTATTATGCTGGGTGTGCCTGCTTGTATGTACCACTTTAAGTAGTAAATGCTTTAGTTCCCTATGGGTCTGAGCCTCTCTTTTTTGTTCATTTTCTGTAAGACCAACACTTTTAAAAGGGCCACTGACAGATACAATTGCTCCAGCGGTCACTTAGTACACAAAGGAGTGTTCCTCACTGCTGCACTAAGCCACCGCTGGACCTAAACAATAATTcgctgtaaaataataaaatagacaattgacataactgacaatgcgttgtgtgacatgtccaacattccagcttctttcttctgcgaatgcctcaaagctggcattctctcaacatcaggtgggaagaatgccagcttccagtcatgcgcaggaaaaagaagaagccagactgctggactgatgtcatgcatcgcaagctcacaatgtaagttatttatttaattttttactgctaattaccattgtttcagtccagttgtggctttatacagcagggaggagcattccttgctgtactaagtgaacattggagcgattgatctgtcaatggccctttaaacatattgtacggctctcgcggaattatatttcaaaatatgtggcgtttacggttctcttagccaaaaaggttcctgacccctggtgtagggtatagagtgttgggatatagagtgtagggtatagagtgtagggtatagagtgtagggtatagattgtagggtatagagtgtagggtatagagtgtagggtatagagtatatagtgtagggtatagagtgtagggtatagagtgtagagtgtagggtatagagtgtagggtatagagtgtagggtatagagtgtagggtataaagtgtagagtgtaggttatagagtgtagggtatagagtgtagggtatagagtgtagggtatagagtgtagagtgtagggtgtagagtgtagagtgtagggtatagagtgtaaggtatagagtgttgggtatagagtgtatgttatagagtgtagggtatagagtgtagggtatagagtgtagggtatagagtgtagggtataaagtgtagagtgtagggtatagagtgtagggtttagagtgtatgttatagagtgtagggtatagagtgtagagtgtagggtatagagtgtagggtatatagtgtagggtatagagtgtagggtatagagtgtagggtatagagtgtatagtgtagggtatagagtgtagaaagtagggtatagtgtgtagggtat
Above is a window of Ranitomeya imitator isolate aRanImi1 unplaced genomic scaffold, aRanImi1.pri SCAFFOLD_34, whole genome shotgun sequence DNA encoding:
- the LOC138653784 gene encoding general transcription factor II-I repeat domain-containing protein 2-like; the protein is MAKRKKDEEYRTFQQEWTDEFAFVERAGSPVCLICNDKIASMKRSNIKRHFDTRHASFASKYPEGDSRKKACQELLCKVQASQQQLRVWTQQGDLNSASFVGALAIVRNGKPFTDGEYAKTFMLDVANELFDDFPDKAKIIKRIKDMPLSARTVHDRAIMMANQIEASQVKDINTALFFSLALDKSTDVSHISQFSIIARYAVGDTLHEESLAVLPLKGTTRGDDLFKSFTEFTKEKNLPMHKLISVCTDGAPSMVGKNKGFVALLREHEKRPILSFHCILHQEALCAQMFGEQLGEVMSLVIQVVNFIVARALNDRQFKTLLDEVGNNYPGLLLHSNVRWLSRGKVLSRFAACLSEIRTFLEMKNVDHPELSNTEWLLKFFYLVDMTEHLNQLNVKMQGVGNTVLSLQQAVFAFENKLELFIADIETGRLIHFEKLGEFKDACTANDPAQHLDIQQLAGFTSNLLQSFKARFGEFREHTRLFKFITHPHECALDSTDLSYIPGVSIRDFELQAADLKASDMWVNKFKSLNEDLEKLARQQAELASKHKWREMKQLQHADQLIVKTWNALPVTYQTLQCVGIAVLTMFGSTYACEQSFSHLKHIKTNIRSRLTDGSLNACMKLNLTTYEPDYKAISKSMQHQKSH